Below is a genomic region from Solibacillus sp. FSL R7-0682.
ATAGTGAAATCGTTCAGAAAATCGTGGATACATTAGAGGAGAACTTATTAACAACATGGCAGTTGGATCATTACGCAACAAAAATTGGCTATTCGAAATTTTATTTGACGCGTCAGTTTAAAAAAGAAACTGGTTTAACGATTGGCGAGTATATTCGAAAAAGACGTCTGGCCGTATCTGCTTTTTTATTGCTTCATACTGATTACACAATCCTTGATATTTCGTTCGAATGTCAATTTCAATCGCAAGAAGCTTTTACACGTGCATTTAAAGAGCTATACAGCATGCCACCCGGTAAATACCGCCATATGATGCGTTCTTTATACACAAAGGAGGAACAGGAAATGACAACAACAAACGAGGTAAAAGGTTGGTTATTAACGGGGACAAACCCATCTGCTTATACAATGAAAGCCGACCACGAAGTATTCCATACAGGCTCAAAATCTGGTTATCTTGGCTCTACACGTCCTGCTGAGGAAGGGCAATTTGGTACGATGATGCAAGTATTTTCCGCTAAAAATTGGATTGGTAAGCGAATGAAAATGTCCTGCTTCATCAAAACAAAAGATGCAATGAAATGCGGGGCTTGGTGCCGAATTGATACAAAAAATGGTGATTTGTTGCAGTTTGATAATATGGACAATCGTTCCATCCATGGTACAACTGACTGGAATTATTACTTCATTGTGTTAGATATACCAGAAGAGAGCGCCGCTATTCATTTTGGAGTTTTACTTGCTGGTTCAGGTGAAGCATGGATTGATGGAATCGCCTTTGAGGAAGTGGACGATTCAGTACCATCCACTAATATAGCAGGCTCTGCTGGTGAATTACCGTTAGAGCCAGTGAATTTAGGGTTTGATGATTTATGATGCTACTCGATATACTATTTGATATCTTCATCAACATCTATACGTCGTTAGGCTATGGAACAAAGGAACATAAAATTGAGTCAAAGATGGAAAAAATCAAATCCGACCATCCACAAGCCTATGTAATCTACATGCAAAACCAAGCCCTATTCGAAACAGATGCAGAGCTAAGTAAAAAGGTTTTGGACTTAGATGTAAAAAACAAAATGGTGGTCAACAATACAGTCAATGAGATTTACGCACATTTTGCGGTTGCAGCTTAACAGCGACTCGCCAAATTTATAACGTTAAGAAAAAGTGCCACCAAAGTGGGCGGTTTTATATACATTCAAATTCAAAATAACGTTCCCAAATGA
It encodes:
- a CDS encoding helix-turn-helix transcriptional regulator, translating into MYSEIVQKIVDTLEENLLTTWQLDHYATKIGYSKFYLTRQFKKETGLTIGEYIRKRRLAVSAFLLLHTDYTILDISFECQFQSQEAFTRAFKELYSMPPGKYRHMMRSLYTKEEQEMTTTNEVKGWLLTGTNPSAYTMKADHEVFHTGSKSGYLGSTRPAEEGQFGTMMQVFSAKNWIGKRMKMSCFIKTKDAMKCGAWCRIDTKNGDLLQFDNMDNRSIHGTTDWNYYFIVLDIPEESAAIHFGVLLAGSGEAWIDGIAFEEVDDSVPSTNIAGSAGELPLEPVNLGFDDL